Proteins from a single region of Barnesiella propionica:
- a CDS encoding energy transducer TonB family protein: MKESSQNNKIYGIIGTIIFHALLLLLLWMITFERPVVPVDTGSGVLVQLGNTDEASGMFEPFQPEDVITQETQDETAQEPDEDIISQETEESDVTAKPKEKEEKQKKETTQKEKKPKEDTRIDDKIKNAFGKGNSADGSRGTSSQGEGVQGNPFGNSSSGELTGVGGYGGYNLGGRGLVGGLPRPQYDSSNDEGTIAVSITVNQQGRVISAIATVKGSKGTAFSNPNLRKSAENAARKAVFETGNSAGNQSGVIVYHFKQN, encoded by the coding sequence GTGAAAGAATCTTCACAAAATAATAAAATATACGGTATCATAGGGACAATAATATTTCATGCCCTGTTGCTGCTGCTACTTTGGATGATCACATTCGAACGTCCTGTAGTTCCTGTGGATACAGGTAGCGGAGTACTCGTACAGTTAGGAAATACGGATGAAGCCAGCGGAATGTTCGAACCGTTCCAACCGGAAGATGTCATTACTCAGGAAACACAGGATGAAACGGCTCAGGAACCAGACGAGGATATCATATCACAAGAGACAGAAGAAAGCGACGTAACAGCGAAACCAAAAGAAAAAGAGGAAAAACAGAAAAAAGAAACTACTCAAAAAGAGAAAAAGCCAAAAGAGGATACCCGCATCGACGATAAAATAAAGAATGCCTTCGGAAAAGGAAATTCTGCTGACGGCAGCCGGGGTACATCTTCCCAGGGCGAGGGAGTACAAGGTAATCCTTTCGGGAATTCCTCTTCAGGAGAGCTTACAGGAGTAGGAGGATACGGAGGTTACAATCTCGGAGGAAGAGGACTTGTGGGAGGACTACCACGGCCCCAATACGATAGCAGTAACGACGAAGGAACCATCGCCGTTTCCATTACCGTAAATCAGCAAGGACGCGTTATCAGTGCTATCGCTACCGTCAAAGGAAGTAAAGGAACGGCATTTTCAAACCCTAACCTGAGAAAATCGGCTGAGAATGCAGCCCGGAAAGCAGTCTTTGAGACCGGTAACAGTGCAGGAAACCAATCGGGAGTTATTGTATATCATTTCAAACAAAATTAA
- a CDS encoding ExbD/TolR family protein: MALKRRHKIESNFSMASMTDVIFLLLIFFMVTSTIVFPNSIKVNLPQSKQQTAAKPVARITIDENMNYFVAYGSERSQEVSYQELSDFLTNLQKKDPDTYVALYADEIIPYREIVKILNIANENKLKMVLATRPLRSDK, encoded by the coding sequence ATGGCCCTGAAACGAAGACATAAGATAGAATCGAATTTCAGTATGGCATCTATGACCGATGTTATTTTTCTGTTACTCATATTTTTCATGGTAACTTCAACGATCGTTTTTCCTAATTCTATAAAAGTAAACCTGCCGCAAAGCAAACAACAAACAGCGGCGAAACCCGTAGCACGCATTACGATAGATGAAAATATGAATTATTTCGTCGCTTACGGCAGTGAACGTTCGCAGGAAGTTTCCTATCAGGAACTGAGCGATTTTCTGACAAACCTGCAGAAAAAAGATCCGGACACGTACGTAGCCCTTTACGCCGATGAAATAATCCCGTACAGAGAAATAGTTAAAATACTGAACATAGCCAACGAGAACAAATTAAAAATGGTATTAGCGACACGCCCATTACGTTCCGATAAATAA
- a CDS encoding PCMD domain-containing protein: MIIKKINLWCLSLFMAASTVPFIQAQSHTELIPFGDFENWVTRDISESALLGGKKKQVYAIAPNKHIEGNKAYSNMGGSPWASSNVMANVMGIVKTSNTVFPEDRETGGRCACMKTIIENCKVIGMVNLKVLVSGSIFLGKVHEPIRSTNDPYSKMDMGIPFTKRPKSLIFDYKVKATGDNYRTLSTGFSSMKKVAGKDSAEVYILLQHRWEDADGNVYAHRVGTGRERFVNSTSGWVNNHVMPVYYGDITKHSFYKPYMGLIPEDKCYYCQNSKGKIVPVHEVGWGKEDEEVTHMLVMASSACGTAYLGSIGNMFWIDNIRLGY; the protein is encoded by the coding sequence ATGATAATAAAAAAAATTAATTTGTGGTGTCTGTCATTATTTATGGCCGCATCGACGGTTCCTTTTATACAGGCTCAGTCACATACGGAACTTATTCCTTTCGGTGATTTTGAAAACTGGGTGACACGGGATATAAGCGAATCCGCATTATTAGGCGGTAAGAAGAAACAGGTTTATGCTATCGCTCCGAACAAACATATAGAGGGTAATAAGGCGTATAGTAATATGGGTGGTTCACCTTGGGCTTCATCGAATGTTATGGCTAATGTAATGGGAATCGTGAAAACCAGTAATACGGTTTTCCCGGAAGATCGTGAAACGGGAGGACGGTGTGCTTGCATGAAGACTATTATAGAGAATTGTAAGGTAATAGGTATGGTAAACCTGAAAGTGCTGGTGAGCGGTAGTATCTTCCTGGGGAAGGTGCATGAGCCTATACGTTCGACAAATGATCCATATAGTAAAATGGATATGGGAATTCCTTTTACGAAAAGACCGAAATCTCTTATATTTGATTATAAAGTAAAAGCTACCGGAGATAATTACAGAACACTATCTACAGGATTCAGTTCCATGAAAAAAGTTGCCGGAAAAGATAGTGCGGAAGTATATATATTGCTTCAGCATCGTTGGGAAGATGCCGATGGTAATGTATATGCGCATCGCGTGGGTACAGGACGGGAACGATTTGTAAATAGTACGTCAGGATGGGTAAACAATCATGTAATGCCTGTTTATTATGGCGATATTACCAAGCATTCTTTTTATAAACCGTATATGGGGCTGATTCCTGAAGATAAATGTTATTATTGTCAGAACAGCAAAGGAAAAATAGTTCCTGTACATGAAGTCGGCTGGGGAAAGGAAGATGAAGAAGTTACCCATATGCTGGTAATGGCTTCCTCGGCATGCGGTACGGCTTATCTGGGTAGTATCGGTAATATGTTCTGGATAGATAATATCAGGCTGGGTTATTAA